The Verrucomicrobiota bacterium JB022 genome includes a region encoding these proteins:
- a CDS encoding NUDIX domain-containing protein — MSLPYKISTLVYLHNEAGDLLLLQRNKEPNRGLWSPIGGKLEMPTGESPFEAARRETFEEVGLQVGDHDLHLFCMFAEKNYEARTHWLMFLFDCRKPLQSLPPSIDEGTFAFHRQSEIMRLPIPETDRQSLWPIYFQHRHGFVSLRADCSPGQPLHIVTEQQMHP; from the coding sequence ATGTCGCTTCCGTATAAAATCAGCACGCTCGTCTACCTCCACAACGAGGCCGGAGACCTCCTGTTGTTGCAGCGCAACAAGGAGCCGAATCGCGGCCTGTGGAGCCCTATCGGCGGCAAGCTGGAGATGCCGACCGGCGAAAGCCCCTTCGAAGCCGCCCGGCGGGAGACTTTTGAGGAAGTGGGCCTGCAGGTGGGCGACCACGACCTGCACCTCTTTTGCATGTTTGCGGAAAAAAACTACGAGGCACGCACCCACTGGCTGATGTTCCTCTTCGACTGCCGCAAGCCCCTGCAATCGCTGCCCCCTTCCATCGACGAAGGCACCTTCGCCTTCCACCGGCAGAGCGAAATCATGCGCCTGCCAATCCCGGAGACCGACCGCCAGTCGCTCTGGCCGATCTACTTCCAGCACCGCCACGGCTTCGTCTCCCTCCGTGCCGACTGCTCCCCCGGCCAACCGCTGCACATCGTCACCGAGCAGCAGATGCACCCGTAG
- a CDS encoding alpha-ketoacid dehydrogenase subunit beta, protein MAVITYRQAIKDALAEEIMRDENVFVMGEEVAQYNGAYKVTEGLWARFGDKRLVDAPISEAGFIGLGIGSAMMGLRPVIEMMFFSFVYVAWDQAVNNASSLRYMSGGKINVPLVIRGPANGGTNVGATHSHTPENLVANFPGLKVVCPATPADAKGLMKAAIRDNDPVFVMESTVLYGMEGEVPDDEDFIVPLGKADVKREGKDLTIVAHGRSVLMALEAAKELSEKHKIEVEVVDLRSIRPLDEETIIKSVKKTGRALLVEENKPYCGIGAQISHLIQRRCFDYLDAPVHRISAVDAPAFYSPPVEKVQLPEAPIIIREALDMLNVKR, encoded by the coding sequence ATGGCCGTTATCACTTACCGCCAAGCAATCAAGGACGCGCTCGCTGAGGAAATCATGCGCGACGAAAACGTCTTCGTCATGGGCGAAGAAGTCGCGCAATACAATGGTGCCTACAAGGTGACGGAAGGCCTCTGGGCCCGCTTCGGCGACAAGCGCCTCGTGGACGCCCCGATCTCCGAAGCCGGCTTCATCGGCCTCGGCATCGGCTCCGCCATGATGGGCCTGCGCCCCGTCATCGAGATGATGTTCTTCTCCTTCGTCTACGTCGCGTGGGACCAGGCCGTGAACAACGCCTCCTCCCTCCGCTACATGTCGGGCGGCAAGATCAATGTGCCCCTCGTCATCCGCGGCCCCGCCAACGGCGGCACCAACGTCGGCGCCACCCACAGCCATACGCCGGAAAACCTCGTGGCCAACTTCCCCGGCCTCAAGGTCGTCTGCCCCGCCACCCCGGCCGACGCCAAGGGCCTGATGAAGGCCGCCATTCGCGACAACGACCCCGTTTTCGTGATGGAAAGCACCGTGCTCTACGGCATGGAAGGTGAAGTGCCCGACGACGAAGACTTTATCGTGCCCCTCGGCAAGGCCGACGTGAAGCGCGAAGGCAAGGACCTGACGATCGTCGCCCACGGCCGCAGCGTGCTGATGGCCCTCGAAGCGGCCAAGGAACTCTCCGAAAAGCACAAGATCGAAGTGGAGGTCGTCGACCTGCGCTCCATCCGCCCGCTCGACGAAGAGACGATCATCAAGTCGGTCAAGAAGACCGGCCGTGCCCTGCTGGTAGAGGAAAACAAGCCCTACTGCGGCATCGGCGCCCAGATCAGCCACCTCATCCAGCGCCGCTGCTTCGACTACCTCGACGCCCCGGTGCACCGCATCAGCGCCGTCGACGCCCCGGCCTTCTACAGCCCGCCCGTCGAAAAAGTCCAGCTGCCCGAGGCCCCGATCATCATTCGCGAGGCCCTCGACATGCTCAACGTCAAGCGCTAG
- a CDS encoding HAD family hydrolase, translating to MNPLVELYRTHSEPLEPLPTDEKPVLTPLQGIRAVVFDIYGTLIISGTGDISLAEKQDREAQLKEALEACGLELLAVPHKRSELLNQAIKEHQQARRAEGIEYPEVEIRDVWREFLADELKAHELTAEDISDDLVEQLAVEYEVRVNPVWPMPHLEEVLKALRERQLTLGIVSNAQFYTPLMFESFLGQSLQQLGFTEEACVYSFALREGKPSTALYERLTQQIAPLGLQPQEVLYVGNDLRNDVWPAQLCGYRTALFAGDQRSLRWREDDARLQDVRPDLIVTDLRQILEVLNG from the coding sequence ATGAATCCTCTTGTCGAACTGTATCGCACCCATTCCGAACCGCTCGAACCCCTGCCGACAGACGAAAAGCCGGTGCTGACGCCTCTGCAAGGCATCCGCGCCGTCGTCTTCGACATCTACGGCACCCTCATCATCTCCGGCACCGGCGACATCAGCCTGGCCGAGAAGCAGGACCGGGAAGCCCAGCTCAAGGAGGCGCTCGAAGCCTGCGGGTTGGAACTGCTGGCCGTGCCGCACAAGCGCTCCGAGCTGCTCAACCAGGCGATCAAGGAGCACCAGCAGGCCCGCCGCGCAGAAGGCATCGAATACCCGGAAGTCGAGATCCGCGACGTCTGGCGCGAGTTCCTGGCCGATGAACTCAAGGCCCACGAGCTGACCGCCGAAGACATTTCCGACGACCTGGTCGAGCAACTGGCAGTGGAATACGAAGTACGGGTCAACCCCGTCTGGCCCATGCCCCACCTCGAAGAAGTCTTGAAGGCCCTGCGCGAGCGCCAGCTGACCCTCGGCATCGTCTCCAACGCCCAGTTTTACACCCCGCTGATGTTCGAGTCCTTCCTCGGGCAAAGCCTGCAACAGCTCGGCTTTACCGAAGAGGCCTGCGTCTACTCCTTTGCCCTGCGCGAAGGCAAGCCCTCCACCGCCCTTTACGAACGCCTCACGCAGCAGATCGCCCCGCTGGGCCTCCAGCCGCAGGAAGTCCTCTACGTGGGCAACGACCTGCGCAACGACGTGTGGCCGGCTCAGCTCTGCGGCTACCGCACCGCACTCTTTGCGGGCGATCAACGCTCCCTGCGTTGGCGGGAGGACGACGCGCGACTGCAAGACGTCCGCCCCGACCTGATCGTGACCGACCTGCGCCAGATCCTCGAAGTGCTGAACGGATAG
- a CDS encoding adenylosuccinate synthetase, whose protein sequence is MARPPFHHQIILDTGISFGDEGKGRLIPEVIAELREQSGRADIVGAVIKVNGGANSGHTCGGLKLNLFPAGVVNPEAGCLAIGSGVVADPRKFIWEAAYIEHNGYRVLDRLLIDERTMVSDVCHRLLDLAWEHYRVHTLGEEARGSTGRGISPAYSDETGCFPIYYSDFRSRERFRRLLQGRVDRALLTIQHVCRVTPEAWDGFFDTLTKAEIRANQVTIEAGLLTESDFDFHQFKGSKPFTLDFERLEQVYFEAGQKLLAQIGNVRERLLDSLQRGQYLLAEFGQAFWLDKRFGFTPNVTASHPLPAEFFLSCGLPLQNAHTFGVCKAYDTKVGTHTFVCRIPTDHPLGQKLSQIEFGTSTGRQRMVGWYDAVEKGDAIRYAGCTDLAINKLDALSYDAGGAWNGGELLICTGYKAPDGTRLRHVPRDFETHRQLQPIYRQYAGWSEDISGVRSFDALPLNAKKYVAGMVRHTIDVAFGENEAQWPEVLPNVRYLGVGPNPSQIIKDVPTTRELIKLA, encoded by the coding sequence ATGGCCCGACCCCCCTTCCACCACCAGATCATCCTCGACACCGGCATCAGCTTTGGCGACGAGGGCAAAGGGCGGCTCATCCCCGAAGTGATCGCCGAGCTCCGTGAGCAGAGCGGCCGCGCCGACATCGTGGGTGCCGTCATCAAGGTGAATGGAGGTGCCAACAGCGGCCATACCTGCGGCGGGCTCAAGCTCAACCTCTTCCCCGCCGGCGTCGTCAACCCCGAAGCCGGCTGCCTGGCCATCGGCTCCGGCGTCGTGGCCGACCCCCGCAAGTTCATCTGGGAGGCTGCCTACATCGAGCACAACGGCTACCGCGTGCTCGACCGCCTCCTGATCGACGAGCGCACTATGGTCAGCGACGTGTGCCACCGCCTGCTCGACCTCGCCTGGGAGCACTACCGCGTGCACACCCTCGGCGAAGAGGCCCGCGGCAGCACCGGGCGCGGCATCTCCCCCGCCTATTCCGACGAAACGGGCTGCTTCCCCATTTATTATAGCGACTTCCGCTCGCGCGAACGCTTCCGCCGCCTGCTGCAAGGCCGCGTCGACCGCGCGCTGCTCACGATCCAGCACGTCTGCCGCGTGACGCCCGAGGCCTGGGACGGCTTTTTCGACACCCTGACCAAGGCCGAAATCCGCGCCAACCAAGTGACGATCGAGGCCGGGCTGCTGACCGAGAGCGACTTCGACTTCCACCAGTTCAAGGGCAGCAAGCCCTTCACGCTCGATTTCGAGCGACTGGAGCAAGTCTACTTCGAGGCCGGGCAAAAGCTGCTCGCCCAGATCGGCAACGTGCGCGAGCGCCTGCTCGATTCGCTCCAACGCGGCCAGTATCTGCTCGCCGAGTTCGGCCAGGCCTTCTGGCTCGACAAGCGTTTCGGCTTCACGCCCAACGTGACCGCCTCGCACCCCCTGCCCGCCGAGTTCTTCCTCAGCTGCGGCCTGCCGCTGCAAAACGCCCACACCTTCGGCGTCTGCAAGGCCTACGACACCAAGGTAGGGACCCACACCTTCGTCTGCCGCATCCCCACCGACCACCCGCTGGGCCAGAAGCTGAGCCAGATCGAGTTTGGCACCTCTACCGGCCGTCAACGCATGGTGGGTTGGTACGACGCGGTCGAAAAGGGCGACGCCATCCGCTACGCCGGCTGCACCGACCTCGCGATCAACAAGCTCGACGCGCTCAGCTATGACGCTGGCGGCGCCTGGAACGGCGGCGAACTGCTCATCTGCACGGGCTACAAGGCACCGGACGGCACGCGATTGCGCCACGTCCCCCGCGATTTCGAGACGCACCGCCAGCTGCAGCCCATCTACCGCCAATACGCGGGCTGGAGCGAAGACATCTCCGGCGTGCGCTCCTTCGACGCCCTGCCGCTCAACGCCAAGAAGTACGTCGCCGGCATGGTCCGCCACACCATCGACGTGGCCTTTGGCGAAAACGAAGCCCAGTGGCCCGAAGTGCTGCCCAACGTCCGCTATCTCGGCGTCGGCCCCAACCCGAGCCAGATCATCAAGGACGTCCCCACCACCCGCGAGCTGATCAAGCTGGCGTAG
- a CDS encoding SRPBCC family protein, translating to MALHSLQRVQDLPISLDTAWDFFSAPDNLDAITPPDLSFEILSGGGVRMYEGMIIAYRISVLPGIHHQWVTEITTVRDRQYFIDEQRFGPYKFWHHQHHFEEIPGGVRMTDILHYDVGKWWIGDLAHAFFVRDKVQSIFTFRHKELERRFGRLE from the coding sequence ATGGCTCTGCACTCGCTCCAACGCGTCCAAGACCTGCCCATCTCGCTCGATACCGCCTGGGACTTCTTCAGCGCGCCCGACAATCTCGACGCCATCACCCCGCCCGACCTTTCGTTCGAGATCCTCAGCGGGGGCGGCGTGCGCATGTATGAAGGCATGATCATCGCTTACCGCATCTCCGTGCTCCCCGGCATCCACCACCAATGGGTCACGGAGATCACCACCGTGCGCGACCGCCAGTACTTCATCGATGAGCAACGCTTCGGGCCCTACAAGTTCTGGCACCACCAGCACCACTTCGAGGAGATCCCCGGCGGCGTGCGCATGACCGACATTCTCCACTACGACGTGGGCAAATGGTGGATCGGCGATCTCGCCCACGCCTTCTTCGTCCGCGACAAGGTGCAATCCATCTTCACCTTCCGCCACAAAGAGCTGGAGCGCCGCTTCGGGCGCCTGGAGTAG
- a CDS encoding thioredoxin-like domain-containing protein, with translation MKPSRAPLPGLILFALVAGLLPTVSAVESPVETTMLAPLDALSVQIEPSGRVSAVVRQGSRMAVSIDGEVGPRFDRFLGAKGQPMIGRSQFPAVEGQDKLDHPVLFSPDGKRHAYIALQGEEYVVVVDGKEVHRGAYSIGTIGSSPVTIQFSPQGKHYWFIASHEPKGKDRGYYLFMDGKLVPERLLTRDATAMRFSEDDSRYALLVGRGNLIVNGKATDYSAYPHSFLPNGKLVSVNDSGTLLDGKVLHPQLRQPVVSSTGRVAGVVSDGVWLDGKILPGTDGAETVQFSPDGKRVVVHGRASSAMWQWLDGKRSPNYQSFKAFEQVDGRPVYARFTADSSRCISLAFQGGLLFPLVNGEESDGYEFVDHVTTAPVGGRFGYKVTKRTRASAIVIDDREISAPEWRTGNANTIPSVIGESFTFSPDGKRTAFSIGSMKQSAHFIDGKAVDLEGEPALAWTDNTFTSTDRRGVIFSPDSKHTAYVTGDFKTYHVRVDGQPIWSSERGVRSHPMFTPDSQHLLWFHRERAEGRKGSDEVVYSNGQRIFAMDLQRPPNDRILKYVGAVKMGDDGKLRIIAGTPEGILRHTIIPPRDFDLQAAMATGVQASAPVAAASTTKTSSIQIGANTVMAEPVRVEVKPAPTAAVAVAVEPLEWRQLVRQREAWPQTATLQRELRFADGAVVREGSEIEIVELKGNEVVARGNRGRVMFSVEADATNVLETANTAWAALTPEQRELTYRDLPRRPELWPYHVKLKVPLEFSGAPSMAAGDEVIFLRYDGRQLFLRSTKSNLAFNLEPENTDLFERSRDNLANGGARGRLVEELEGKLVDPANGRRSQLATEQPEYVVAYMGAGWCPPCRVFAPKLMATLKDAAPDAQNVAFVYVSGDKSAREAKDYTSSLGIDWPMLSFTSRDQLPAFEALFGDSIPQLVVTDRHGTVVIDSAKVGQDKALAQLAELF, from the coding sequence ATGAAACCTTCTCGCGCCCCCCTCCCGGGCCTGATCCTCTTTGCCCTCGTCGCCGGGCTGCTGCCAACGGTTTCGGCGGTCGAGTCTCCCGTCGAAACGACCATGCTAGCCCCGCTCGACGCCCTGTCGGTCCAGATCGAGCCCTCGGGCCGCGTCTCGGCGGTGGTCCGCCAGGGCAGCCGGATGGCCGTTTCAATCGACGGCGAAGTCGGCCCCCGCTTCGATCGCTTCCTCGGTGCCAAAGGCCAGCCGATGATCGGTCGCAGCCAGTTCCCTGCCGTGGAAGGCCAGGACAAGCTCGACCACCCCGTGCTCTTTAGCCCCGACGGCAAGCGCCACGCCTACATCGCGCTGCAAGGCGAAGAATACGTCGTGGTCGTCGACGGCAAGGAGGTCCACCGCGGGGCTTACTCGATCGGGACCATCGGCTCCAGCCCGGTCACGATCCAGTTCTCGCCGCAGGGTAAGCACTATTGGTTCATCGCGTCGCACGAGCCCAAGGGCAAAGACCGAGGCTACTACCTCTTCATGGACGGCAAGCTCGTGCCCGAGCGCCTGCTGACCCGCGACGCGACGGCCATGCGCTTCAGCGAAGACGATTCCCGCTACGCCCTGCTCGTCGGGCGCGGCAACCTCATCGTCAACGGCAAGGCGACCGACTACTCCGCCTACCCGCACTCGTTTCTGCCCAACGGCAAGCTCGTGTCGGTCAACGACTCTGGCACGCTGCTCGACGGCAAGGTGCTGCACCCGCAACTGCGCCAACCCGTCGTCTCCAGCACCGGGCGCGTGGCGGGGGTCGTCTCCGACGGCGTGTGGCTCGACGGCAAGATCCTGCCCGGCACCGACGGCGCGGAAACCGTCCAGTTCAGCCCCGACGGCAAGCGCGTCGTCGTCCACGGTCGGGCCTCCAGCGCGATGTGGCAATGGCTCGACGGCAAGCGCAGCCCCAATTACCAGAGCTTCAAGGCCTTCGAGCAGGTCGACGGCCGCCCCGTCTACGCGCGCTTCACCGCCGACTCCAGCCGCTGCATCTCGCTGGCTTTTCAAGGTGGGCTCCTGTTCCCGCTCGTCAACGGCGAGGAGTCCGACGGCTACGAGTTTGTGGATCACGTTACGACCGCACCCGTGGGTGGCCGTTTCGGCTACAAAGTGACGAAGCGTACGCGCGCCTCCGCCATCGTGATCGACGACCGCGAAATCAGCGCGCCCGAGTGGCGCACCGGCAATGCCAACACCATTCCCAGCGTGATCGGCGAATCGTTTACCTTCAGCCCCGACGGCAAGCGCACCGCCTTCAGCATCGGCAGCATGAAGCAGTCGGCCCACTTCATCGACGGCAAGGCCGTGGACCTCGAGGGCGAGCCGGCACTCGCCTGGACGGACAACACCTTCACCTCGACCGACCGCCGGGGCGTGATCTTTTCGCCCGACAGCAAGCACACCGCCTACGTCACCGGCGATTTCAAGACCTACCACGTGCGCGTCGACGGCCAGCCCATCTGGTCCAGCGAACGCGGCGTACGCTCTCACCCGATGTTCACGCCCGACAGCCAGCACCTCCTGTGGTTCCATCGCGAACGCGCCGAAGGCCGGAAAGGCTCCGACGAGGTCGTCTACAGCAACGGCCAACGCATCTTTGCGATGGACCTGCAACGCCCGCCGAACGATCGCATCCTCAAATACGTGGGCGCCGTCAAAATGGGCGACGACGGTAAGCTGCGCATCATTGCCGGCACACCCGAAGGCATCTTACGCCACACCATCATCCCGCCCCGCGACTTCGATCTACAGGCCGCCATGGCCACCGGAGTTCAGGCCAGTGCACCCGTGGCCGCCGCCTCGACCACCAAGACCAGCTCGATCCAGATCGGTGCCAACACCGTGATGGCCGAGCCGGTACGCGTGGAGGTAAAGCCCGCCCCGACCGCCGCCGTAGCGGTAGCGGTCGAGCCTCTTGAATGGCGGCAGCTCGTACGCCAGCGCGAGGCCTGGCCCCAGACCGCCACCCTCCAGCGCGAGTTGCGCTTTGCCGACGGCGCGGTGGTGCGCGAAGGCAGCGAGATCGAAATCGTGGAGCTGAAGGGCAACGAAGTGGTCGCCCGGGGCAACCGGGGGCGCGTGATGTTCTCCGTCGAGGCCGACGCCACCAACGTGCTCGAAACCGCCAACACCGCCTGGGCCGCCCTTACGCCCGAACAGCGCGAGCTGACCTACCGCGACTTGCCCCGCCGCCCCGAATTGTGGCCCTACCACGTAAAGCTCAAGGTGCCGCTGGAATTCTCCGGCGCACCCAGCATGGCAGCGGGCGACGAGGTGATCTTCCTCCGCTACGACGGGCGCCAGCTCTTCCTCCGCTCCACCAAATCCAACCTCGCCTTCAATCTTGAGCCGGAAAATACCGACCTCTTTGAGCGCTCACGCGACAATCTGGCCAACGGCGGCGCACGCGGTCGCCTCGTCGAAGAGCTGGAAGGCAAACTCGTCGACCCCGCCAACGGTCGCCGCAGCCAGCTGGCCACCGAGCAACCGGAATACGTCGTCGCCTACATGGGGGCTGGCTGGTGCCCGCCCTGCCGCGTCTTTGCGCCCAAATTGATGGCCACCCTCAAGGACGCCGCCCCCGACGCGCAAAACGTGGCCTTCGTCTACGTCTCGGGCGACAAATCGGCACGCGAGGCCAAGGACTACACCTCCAGCCTCGGGATCGACTGGCCCATGCTCAGCTTTACCAGCCGCGACCAGCTACCGGCCTTCGAAGCACTCTTCGGCGATAGCATCCCGCAGCTCGTCGTGACCGACCGCCACGGCACCGTCGTCATCGACAGCGCCAAAGTAGGCCAGGACAAAGCCCTCGCCCAGTTGGCCGAGCTGTTTTGA
- the pdhA gene encoding pyruvate dehydrogenase (acetyl-transferring) E1 component subunit alpha — translation MSTETKDQAAQAKQDLFAHAKAPINQKLTAEQKIKLYTDMVRIRKFEQAALQSYQKGKMGGFLHLYIGQEATAIGTISLTEENDHIITAYRDHGHALAVGMTMNECMAELFGKFTGCSKGKGGSMHYFAPEKRYWGGHGIVGGQTPLGLGIAYALKYRGLKGCCLCYLGDGAINQGAFHESLNLASLWSIPVIYIIENNRYSMGTSQARSSAYPEAGLASRAEGYNMEWDRIDGSNLYEIRAKVHVAMERARNESRPMILEIDTYRYYGHSIADANHKKYRTKEEIEDYQNNKDPISVYQQILVAEGVLDEDKIKDIDSAAKEEAKASVDFAENSPYPPAQELLTDVYWTTDNPGQHSNQGRMFFNDRLPWDDEYQA, via the coding sequence GTGAGTACCGAAACCAAGGATCAAGCCGCCCAGGCGAAGCAAGACTTGTTCGCCCACGCCAAAGCTCCCATCAACCAAAAGTTGACTGCGGAGCAGAAAATCAAGCTCTACACCGACATGGTGCGCATCCGCAAGTTTGAGCAAGCGGCGCTGCAGAGCTACCAGAAGGGCAAGATGGGTGGCTTCCTCCACCTCTACATCGGCCAGGAAGCGACCGCCATCGGCACCATCTCGCTGACGGAGGAGAACGACCACATCATCACCGCCTACCGCGACCACGGGCACGCCCTCGCCGTCGGCATGACGATGAACGAGTGCATGGCCGAGCTCTTCGGCAAGTTCACCGGCTGCTCCAAGGGCAAGGGTGGCTCGATGCACTATTTCGCGCCCGAAAAGCGCTACTGGGGCGGCCACGGCATCGTCGGCGGCCAGACCCCGCTCGGCCTCGGCATCGCCTACGCGCTGAAGTATCGCGGCCTCAAGGGCTGCTGCCTTTGCTACCTCGGCGACGGTGCGATCAACCAGGGCGCGTTCCACGAGTCCCTCAACCTCGCCAGCCTCTGGAGCATCCCGGTGATCTACATCATCGAGAACAATCGCTACTCCATGGGCACCAGCCAAGCCCGCTCCAGCGCCTACCCGGAGGCCGGCCTCGCCTCCCGCGCCGAAGGCTACAATATGGAGTGGGACCGGATCGACGGCTCCAACCTTTACGAAATCCGGGCCAAGGTGCACGTGGCCATGGAGCGCGCGCGCAACGAAAGCCGCCCCATGATCCTCGAGATCGACACCTACCGCTACTACGGCCACTCCATCGCCGACGCCAACCACAAGAAGTACCGGACGAAGGAAGAGATCGAGGACTACCAGAACAACAAGGACCCGATCAGCGTCTACCAGCAGATCCTCGTCGCCGAAGGCGTGCTCGACGAAGACAAGATCAAGGACATCGACTCCGCGGCCAAGGAAGAAGCCAAGGCCTCCGTCGACTTCGCCGAAAACTCCCCCTACCCGCCCGCCCAGGAGCTGTTGACCGACGTCTACTGGACGACCGACAACCCCGGCCAGCACAGCAACCAAGGCCGGATGTTCTTCAACGACCGCCTCCCCTGGGACGACGAGTACCAGGCCTAA